A region from the Drosophila ananassae strain 14024-0371.13 chromosome 2L, ASM1763931v2, whole genome shotgun sequence genome encodes:
- the LOC6500368 gene encoding uncharacterized protein LOC6500368 isoform X1, which yields MGSKHTLILTSVITFLFKFSVKDSIMQLSRKEIISILLCIAAVLSILNAAVFANIMPLHVSYEQMLHQVVCVGTAFSCLLHAASIYLYHSNYSRTRQHMRFVLITVLVILAIANSVTISFYMEYTSYKKLKKSTNVSTLFTTFDMGCSPACLALTIVIILLMVAVMVLVIMTIIRKMRRNRRNGKTWLHMK from the exons ATGGGCTCAAAACATACTTTGATATTAACTTCAGTTATTacttttttattcaaattctCAGTAAAAGACTCCATTATGCAGCTCTCCCGTAAGGAAATCATATCGATACTGCTCTGTATAGCCGCG GTACTAAGTATACTGAATGCGGCGGTCTTTGCAAATATAATGCCTCTGCACGTCAGTTATGAGCAGATGTTACATCAGGTTGTTTGTGTGGGAACCGCCTTCTCTTGCCTCCTCCATGCCGCcagtatatatttataccATTCAAATTACTCCAGGACTCGTCAGCACATGCGCTTCGTG ctgatTACTGTCCTCGTGATTCTGGCGATCGCTAACAGTGTTACTATAAGCTTTTATATGGAATATACCAGTTACAAAAAACTAAAGAAGTCTACTAATGTTTCGACATTGTTTACGACCTTTGATATGGGCTGTAGTCCAGCCTGCCTTGCTCTCACCATTGTAATTATTCTGCTGATGGTCGCGGTTATGGTGCTTGTAATTATGACGATTATCCGAAAGATGCGACGTAACCGAAGAAATGGAAAAACCTGGCTACATATGAAATAG
- the LOC6500368 gene encoding uncharacterized protein LOC6500368 isoform X2, with amino-acid sequence MGSKHTLILTSVITFLFKFSVKDSIMQLSRKEIISILLCIAAVLSILNAAVFANIMPLHVSYEQMLHQVVCVGTAFSCLLHAASIYLYHSNYSRTRQHMRFLITVLVILAIANSVTISFYMEYTSYKKLKKSTNVSTLFTTFDMGCSPACLALTIVIILLMVAVMVLVIMTIIRKMRRNRRNGKTWLHMK; translated from the exons ATGGGCTCAAAACATACTTTGATATTAACTTCAGTTATTacttttttattcaaattctCAGTAAAAGACTCCATTATGCAGCTCTCCCGTAAGGAAATCATATCGATACTGCTCTGTATAGCCGCG GTACTAAGTATACTGAATGCGGCGGTCTTTGCAAATATAATGCCTCTGCACGTCAGTTATGAGCAGATGTTACATCAGGTTGTTTGTGTGGGAACCGCCTTCTCTTGCCTCCTCCATGCCGCcagtatatatttataccATTCAAATTACTCCAGGACTCGTCAGCACATGCGCTTC ctgatTACTGTCCTCGTGATTCTGGCGATCGCTAACAGTGTTACTATAAGCTTTTATATGGAATATACCAGTTACAAAAAACTAAAGAAGTCTACTAATGTTTCGACATTGTTTACGACCTTTGATATGGGCTGTAGTCCAGCCTGCCTTGCTCTCACCATTGTAATTATTCTGCTGATGGTCGCGGTTATGGTGCTTGTAATTATGACGATTATCCGAAAGATGCGACGTAACCGAAGAAATGGAAAAACCTGGCTACATATGAAATAG
- the LOC6500369 gene encoding uncharacterized protein LOC6500369: MEAVAHQDNEAQLRGAEQEDMNAEEVDQDPKETAGTQTTEDRNIYIFGDKPGLIENPEPNPDQIAVPIPNPNQDLAEEIKIVDPDPENEELVAQVPQDFLVRRRVPNRVDRDAVVSFDRPRRGHMETHPQAHRRPINRYLAPYICNLCVQYVRGGVITICGHLFCWTCLWPNLHNRLFSKCPRCGSRLILHEDIMPFHGEGPLARSDDGEVLAQPESVPRPTGLYLCDSQYPNWFRLNEPGDLANRGWGTTQYRDLFTIMVRLPMDNPNVGVQLTVIKWFQLLLAGLMCILWCTYSVT; encoded by the exons ATGGAAGCGGTAGCTCACCAGGATAATGAAGCACAGCTCCGCGGTGCAGAGCAAGAGGATATGAACGCTGAGGAGGTAGATCAAGACCCAAAAGAAACAGCAGGGACCCAAACCACTGAGGATCGCAATATTTATATCTTTGGTG ATAAGCCTGGTCTGATCGAAAATCCAGAACCAAACCCAGACCAAATAGCAGTCCCAATCCCAAATCCAAACCAAGATCTGGCGgaggaaattaaaatagtTGACCCCGATCCAGAAAATGAGGAACTAGTTGCTCAGGTTCCACAAGATTTTCTTGTTAGGCGTCGGGTCCCAAACAGAGTGGACCGGGACGCCGTGGTTTCTTTTGATAGACCGCGTAGAGGACACATGGAAACCCATCCACAGGCACATCGTCGTCCGATAAACCGCTACTTAGCGCCTTATATTTGCAATCTTTGCGTGCAGTATGTTCGCGGTGGAGTCATCACTATTTGTGGCCATCTCTTTTGTTGGACCTGTCTGTGGCCCAACCTGCACAACCGCCTGTTTTCAAAGTGTCCGCGTTGCGGCAGTCGCCTCATCTTGCATGAGGACATCATGCCCTTCCACGGCGAAGGACCGCTTGCCCGCAGCGATGACGGCGAAGTCCTGGCCCAGCCGGAATCAGTTCCACGGCCCACGGGACTATACCTCTGTGATTCACAGTATCCCAACTGGTTTCGACTCAACGAACCCGGCGACTTGGCTAATCGTGGTTGGGGTACTACCCAATATCGGGACCTTTTCACTATTATGGTGCGCCTTCCGATGGATAACCCCAATGTGGGTGTCCAGTTGACGGTCATCAAGTGGTTCCAGTTACTATTGGCTGGCCTTATGTGCATTTTGTGGTGCACGTACTCAGTGACCTAA
- the LOC6500367 gene encoding cilia- and flagella-associated protein 299 isoform X1, whose product MTDFSIIKFNNYQEYLHSFTTVQDFRYLPSHKTVKTLTKLGYREHRSFYEEDEFLGVKKQVEQLLNPTVSSMVYYSQYFKGTDPALVALVEREHVNVQQEISTIIFLEISGRSGFSKSGYIDYEASLRNYRFKGPNAVDWKAVFEERKMLKPQQSDIVFYDWRTRKIFSNDNDNYTVVSHPEHGLMFTHKGDHKNIPVTSKKHPFSSNVRRIMIKSPLYGYMILYDHHVRKKT is encoded by the exons ATGACTGACTTTAGCATTATAAAGTTCAATAACTATCAGGAATATCTGCATTCCTTCACCACCGTCCAGGACTTTCGCTACTTGCCAAGTCACAAAACTGTCAAAACACTCACGAAACTAGGATACCGCGAACATAGGAGTTTCTATGAGGAGGACGAGTTCTTGGGTGTTAAAAAACAGGTGGAGCAATTGTTGAATCCCACCGTCTCTTCCATGGTATACTATAGTCAGTATTTCAAAGGAACAGATCCAGCTCTGGTTGCTTTGGTGGAACGGGAACATGTCAATGTTCAGCAGGAGATATCG ACCATTATCTTCTTGGAGATAAGTGGAAGGAGTGGCTTTTCCAAGTCTGGCTATATTGATTACGAGGCCAGTTTACGTAATTACAGGTTCAAAGGGCCGAATGCTGTTGACTGGAAAGCAGTTTTCGAGGAGCGGAAAATGCTCAAGCCCCAGCAAAGTGATATAGTCTTCTACGATTGGCGAACCAGGAAAATCTTTTCAAATGACAATGACAATTATACAGTGGTCTCCCACCCAGAACATGGACTAATGTTTACCCACAAGGGCGATCATAAAAACATTCCGGTTACCAGTAAGAAACATCCATTTAGCAGCAATGTCAGACGCATTATGATCAAGTCACCACTTTATGGTTATATGATATTGTATGACCATCATGTCAGAAAGAAGACTTAA
- the LOC6500367 gene encoding uncharacterized protein LOC6500367 isoform X2, whose protein sequence is MTDFSIIKFNNYQEYLHSFTTVQDFRYLPSHKTVKTLTKLGYREHRSFYEEDEFLGVKKQVEQLLNPTVSSMVYYSQYFKGTDPALVALVEREHVNVQQEISVDHYLLGDKWKEWLFQVWLY, encoded by the exons ATGACTGACTTTAGCATTATAAAGTTCAATAACTATCAGGAATATCTGCATTCCTTCACCACCGTCCAGGACTTTCGCTACTTGCCAAGTCACAAAACTGTCAAAACACTCACGAAACTAGGATACCGCGAACATAGGAGTTTCTATGAGGAGGACGAGTTCTTGGGTGTTAAAAAACAGGTGGAGCAATTGTTGAATCCCACCGTCTCTTCCATGGTATACTATAGTCAGTATTTCAAAGGAACAGATCCAGCTCTGGTTGCTTTGGTGGAACGGGAACATGTCAATGTTCAGCAGGAGATATCGGTTG ACCATTATCTTCTTGGAGATAAGTGGAAGGAGTGGCTTTTCCAAGTCTGGCTATATTGA